CGCATGCCCCAGCAACTCCTGTACCGCCCGCAGGTCGGCGCCGCCCTCCAGAAGATGCGTGGCGAACGTGTGTCGCAAGATGTGCGGCGTGACCTTCAGCCGTCCCCCCACAACGTCCACGTACTTGTCAAAGGTGCGCCGCACGCCCCGGTCCGACAGGCGCTGACCGTGTTTGTTCAGCAGCAATGCCTGCGAGGCGGGCCCCTGCGAGCGCGAGGCGAGCGACGGTCGGCCGCGATGCAGGTAGTCGAGAAGCGCTTCCACGGCCGCGCGACCCACGAGCGCGACGCGCTCCTTTCGGCCCTTGCCGCGGCGTACCCGCACTTCGCCGGCCTCAAGATCCAGGTCGGCGGTGTCAAGCGTCACCACCTCGCCGGCGCGCATGCCGCTCGCGTACAACAGCTCGAGGAGTGCCCGATCGCGCAGGCCGGCCGGCGTCTCGTCGGGTGCGCTCATCAGCGCCTCGATCTCGTCCGGCCGCAGGAAGCGAGGGAGGCTCGCACCCACCCGGGGGGCGGTCATCCCGCGCGACAGGTCCGCGGCAGCGCGACCGTTGCGGCGCGCCCAGCGGAAGAAGGCACGCAGCGCCGCCTGCTTGCGCGCCAGGCTTCGCGCAGCGTATCCCTGACCGTGAAGATGGGCCAGAAAGGCCCGCGCCACGGAACTCTCCAACTCGCGCGTGGCCACGGCGCCTCTCGAAGCCGCGTAGCTGATGAACTGGCTGAGATCCGCGGCATAGGCCGCCACGGTCCGGGGTGAGCAGTTGCGCACCGTCCGGAGATACTGGAGGAACGCGTCCACATCACTATCCATCATACTCTCCCGGCGTGCTTCATGGTTCCGGCACGCACGGCGGCCGCGACGACCAGCGCGCCTCCCAGGAGCGTAGAGGGCGCCAGCGGCTCGCCGAGCAGCAGCGCGCCGAACATCGCGCTGTAGACGACCTGCGACAGCGTGATCAGCACGCCCTCGGCCGCCCGCACATACCGGTAGCCGTACGTCATCAGCATCTGTCCGGTCGCGCTGCACGCCGCCATCGCCACCAGTAGCCACCAGCCACGCTCCGACGGCCAGACCCAGGGCGACCAGAGGGTTCCCGTTGCGGCGATGGGGATGCCGATGGCCGAGAAGTAGAAGAAGACGCTCGACGCCGTCTCCTGGGTCCTCAGCCGCCGCACGGCCGTGATCGCCGATCCGGACAGGACACCCGAGAGAAGCCCGTAGAGGTCGCCCATGCGCGGCGGCCCGGCCTCCGGCCGCACCACCAGGACGATTCCGCACGCCGCGGCGAGCAACGGCGGGAGCGAGTGACGAGGCAGTCGCTCCCGCAGCAGCAGGGCGGCGAAGAGCGGCGCGAAGATGATCGAGCTGAAGTTCAGCAGGACCGCATTGGTGAGCGAGGTGTACTTGAGGCTCAGGAAGAAGGCGAGCACCGCCAGCCCGCCGGACACGCCGCGCCAGACGAGCCCAACCCGGTCGCTCCCGAGGAGGCGCGCCCGAGGGTAGGCCAGCAGGGGCAGCATGACGGCCGTGCCGAAGGCGAATCGAAACAGGGTCACCTCGGCTGCTGGGAGTGCGGAGCCCGCCGCGCCCGTGCTCACCAACCGCGCGCACAGGGTCATCGCCGCGAAGACCAGCGCCGAGAGCGCCATCGCCGCGACGGCTGCGGCACGACCGGGTGTGGAGGGGCGGAAGACGTGGCGGTAGCCGAACCGCCGGTCCGCCATGCTAGAGCGGGTTGACCGGCGTGCCGCCGTGGCGCACCTCGAAGTGCAGGTGCGGTCCGGTGGCCAGTCCCGTGCTGCCCACCCGCGCGATGGTCTGCCCCTGCGACACGCCGTTCCCCTCGGAGACGAGCAGCGCCGAGCAGTGCCCGTAGAGCGTGGTGACGCCGCCTCCGTGGTCCACGATCACGGTGTTGCCGTAGCCGCGCATGTAGCCGGCCATGATCACCTCGCCCGCAGCGGCCGCGTGGATGGACGAGCCGTAGCCGGCCCCGATGTCGACCCCCGTGTGCATGCGCGATCGGTGCAGAATGGGGTGGTACCGCATGCCGAACGAGGAGGTGATCGGCCCGGAGGCCGGGCGGATGAAGCTGCCGGTCCAGGAGCGAAGCAGGCGGGCGCGGCCGCGTGGAGTCTGCTGGACCGCGCGGATCCGCGCCTCGATCTCGCGCGAGGAGTCCTCGAGCTGGTCGAGCGCCTCCTCCAGCGCCTCGCGCGTCTCCCGCACGTCGCTCAGCAGGTCGCGCTTGAGGTCGACATCCGAGGCATAGCGGGCGTGCTCCTCCTCCAGCTCGCGCCGCAGGGCGGCTTGCTCGCGCTCCCGCGCCTCCAGACGGGCGCGGTCCGCGGCGAGTTGCCGTCGATCGCTCTCGATGCCGGCCATCAACTGCTTGTCGCTTTCCACAATGCGCTCAACATAGTAGGAGCGCGACAGGTAGTCGTGCAGGCTGCGCGAGCGCAGGAGCACCTGCACATAGCTTGTGCGCCCGCGCATGTACGCGGCGCGCAGGCGGCTGCCCAGAATGCGCCGCCGGCCGGCCAGCCGCGCCTCCGCCAGGTAGATTCGCCTGGCGACGGCTTTGCGCTCCGAGGAGATGGCCTTCAATCGTGCCTTGGAGCGTGCCAACCTCCCCTCCGTGCGCAGTAGCCGGCCCTCCACCGACTCGATCTGCCGGGTGATCGATCGCTCCTGTCGCCGCGTCTGGCGTATTCGGTCACGCTTGGATCGGATCTGCGTGCGGACACTACCCAGCTTGCGGTGCAGCGCGCCCGCCGTGGAGCGCCCGGCCGTCGTGCGGGATGTGGGTGACGCCTGGCCGACGGCGCAGAACGCGACGGCGAGCAGGGAAGCCAGAGCGCCGAGCCGCCACGCAGCCGCGGCGCCGGAGAGCGGCGCGGACGCGGGTTCGGGGAGCAACGAGCGCATGTCTACGCCTTCCTCAGGAACCGCCGAATAGAGAGGACGCTGCCAAGCAGTCCGAGCGCGGCGCCCGTCGCCACCAGCAGACCCAGAACCGTGAGCGGCCCGGCTGCCCGGGGCAGCGCCTGCGCCAGCGGCGACCGGAACCCATCCATGTAGGCGGACACCTGACGGATGATAAAGAGGACCAGGCCGCCGGCGATGCAGGCGCCGGCGACGCCATAGAAGACCCCTTCCAGCACGAGCGGGAGCCGGATGAAGCCGGGCGTGGCCCCGACGAGCTGCATGATGCGGATCTCACGGCGTCGCGCCACAACGGTCATCCGGATGGTGTTTTGTATGACGAACGCCGTCGCCGCGAAGAGCAGCGCGGCGATCGCGATGCCGACGTTGCGGACGAGCCGCGAGGTCGCGATGAGTTTGTCCAGCGTGGCGCGGTCGTCCCGCACAGCCTCGATCCACGCGAAGCGCTTGCGGTCCTTCAGGGCGGCCGCGACTTGCGGCGTGCGGGCCGGATCGGAGAGCGCCACGTCGATGCGATCCGGGAGCGGATTGCCCTCGAGCGCCGCGGCGATGGACTCGCCACCACTGCGGTCCTCCACCTCCATCTGGCGCAGCGCTTCCTCCTTGGTGACCAGCGAGGCACGGGCGACCCCCGGAAGCGCCTGAATGGCGCGCTGCGCCTCCCTGGCGCGCTCGCGCGAGGCACGCACCCGCATGAACACGGCGATCTCAAGCTGGCGGGGCTGCGCGGCGACGAGCTGGTGGATGCGGTGGAGCGTGAACAGGGCGCCGCCGAACACGGCCAGGGAGATCGCGACCGTGGTGAGGGCCGCAAGCGACATCAGGCCATTGCGGCGGATGCTCTTGCCGGCGTCATCAACCAGGAACCCCAGGCTGCTCAGACCCACGCGCTGCCTCCGGAATGCGGCTCCGTGCGATGCGCTTCGTCGGTGGGCTTCGCGCGCCCCGGCCATCGCGGGGTCGGCTCGCCGCGATCGGGCCGCCGAGGTCGGATCACGCCGGCACGGCCCGGTAGGTGCCGGGGCACTCGTCACGCACGATGCGCCCTCGGTGGAACTCCACCACGCGCCGGCGCATGAAGTCGACGATGAGCTCGTCGTGCGTGGCGACCACCACGGTTGTGCCACGCACATTCACATGGCGGAGGATCTCGGCGATCCCCAGCGATGTCTCCGGGTCGAGGTTGCCGGTCGGCTCGTCGGCAAGGAGAAGCGGCGGGTCGTTGACGAGTGCGCGGGCGATGGCCACGCGCTGCTGCTCGCCGCCGGAGAGCTGGTGTGGGAAGGCGTCGCATCGATGCGCCAGGCTCACCAGGTCGAGAGCGAAGCCGACCTTTCTGCGCACGTCGCGCCAACCCGCCCCGATGACGCGAAGCGCGAAGCCCACGTTCTCGAACACCGTCCTGTCCGGGAGCAGGCCGTAGTCCTGGAAGACCACGCCCATCCGGCGACGCAACGCCGGCACATCTCGTGCTCGCATCGCGGCCAGATGGACTCCGGCGACGGCCACCCGGCCGCTCACAGGCGCTTCTTCGTGGTAGAGCAGTCGGAGGAACGTCGACTTGCCCGCCCCGGTAGGGCCGATGATCGAGACGAACTCGCCCTTCTCGATCCGAAGCGAGACGCGCGACAGCGCCGTGCGCTCTCCTCCATAGATCACTGTGACGTCGTGGAGCTCGATCATGCCGCAGGACGCGCCTTGCCGGCCGGGCGCCTCGCGCCCGCCGCGCCGGCCCATCGGTCGGCCCCACTATAACATTGCCAGAGCGACGATGTCAAGCCGTCGTTGACGCCGTCGTTGACACTGTCCGGAGGGCTATGGTAAGGTACCCCACATTGGACCGACCCCTTCGCGGCGCGCACGCGGCGTTCTCTGACGCGATGCGCGCTGGCACGGGGGGCCGGTTGTCAATGCGCGTCTGGCCGGGCAGTTGGCGCCGACGCCGCGGCGACGCGCGAGCGAACCAAGGAGTCACCAACGCCATGCCGGACGAGATCGTTCTCACGGAGGCCAGCTACCGAAGGCTAAAGCAGGAGCTGGACCACCTCAAGGGCGTCAAGCGCGCCGAGATCGCCGAGGCCCTCCGGCGCGCGCGCGCCTATGGGGACCTGTCCGAGAACTTCGAGTACCAGGCGGCGCGCCGCGACCAGGCGATCCTCAACGGCCGCATCGCCGATCTCGAGCAGACGCTCGACATCGCTACGGTGGTGCCGGACGACACCGGTGCCGGTGATGGCACCGCCGGGTTGGGATGCAGCGTGACCGTGCGCGACCTGGACGCCGACGATGAGTGGGAGTACGTCCTGGTGGACCCGGTGCAGGCCGACCCGATCAACGACCGCATCTCGGTGCACTCGCCGGTGGGCCAGGCCCTGTACGGCAAGCGCCCGGGCGACACCGTGCAGGTGCGCATCCCGGCGGGAATCGCGCGGTACGAGATCCTGACCGTCCGGCGAGCGTAGGAGCCATGCACGAGCGACCTGCCCCGTTGCGGGGCAGGTCGCTGTGGCGCTCAGCGGAGGAGGAAGGCCCCGGCGCCTGAACACCACAGGCCCTCCCTCCCGATGGGGTAGCGTTTCCCGACCGAGACGTGCAGCGCCGATAGGCGGGATGCGGCCCGGACGGTTCCGGATCACCAGTCCTCTGCGTCGCATCCGGCAGCACGGCGTTCACGATTCCGATTACAACGCTCTCCTCACCCTGTTACTATTGCACGAGGCGTGCCAATTGTTCCCTGCCGGGCAATTCTGGCGATAGGAACACCGAATGGGCTCGCTTGCGGGCGTCCGGAATCGGCGCAAAAGAAAAGGAGCGGCCGTGAAAGGAGAGCAAAGCCGGCCGCTCGAGGAAGGAAGGTGAACTCGAATTACCAAGCATTATCGGCAAGCGCGGCGGTTTCCTCAGGGTGGTTTGCGAACGACCTGTCCATCCATCCGGCCACGACGCCGCGCGACCGCGCCGGGACCTCCATGTGCCCTCCATCCACCTCCACCACCGACGCCCCACTGCCCGCCCGCGCCGCGAGCTCCCGCACATCGCGGCTGGCCGCCAACATGTCGGCCCGCGCGGACACGAAGAGCGTGGGCCGCGAGCTCAGCGCCTCAATGCGTTCCGCCAGGCTGCCGACGGCTTCCAGAAAGCGTGCCGCGGGCGTGCCCTCCACATAGTCGGCCCGCTGGCGCAGCAGCGCGGCGCCCGCCGGTCCGTGGAACCCGGCCAGCGGCGACGCCGACGAGGCCAGGACGGCAACGCCGGCCACCTCGCTGCGGCTCGCCCCCACCGCGCCGGCCACCAGGCCGCCGAGCGAGTGGCCCACAAGCACGCACGACCCGCGTGCTGTCTCGGCGAGCGCCCATGCGGCCGCCGCGTCCAGATCGGCCACGGCGTCCGACGGCTGGTCCATCTTCCCTGTGCTACCGCCCAGTTTGTGCCCGCGAAAGTCAAAGGCCACGCAGTGCCAGCCGTGCACGCACAGGTACGCGGCGAGCAGGTCAACGCTCTCCTTGGCCGCCGTGTAGCCGTGCGCGATCACCACGCACGGGCCCGGGCGGGCGTCCTCGGGCCGATAGTGCAGCGCCGCCAACCGGCTCCCGACAGCGTCGATCGTGACGCGCTTGAGTAGCATCCGAGCATGCCTCCGGGGCGCGTCGTGTGCCGCGCTTCACCGGAGTCTACCCCGTCGCGC
The window above is part of the Chthonomonadales bacterium genome. Proteins encoded here:
- a CDS encoding DMT family transporter, with translation MADRRFGYRHVFRPSTPGRAAAVAAMALSALVFAAMTLCARLVSTGAAGSALPAAEVTLFRFAFGTAVMLPLLAYPRARLLGSDRVGLVWRGVSGGLAVLAFFLSLKYTSLTNAVLLNFSSIIFAPLFAALLLRERLPRHSLPPLLAAACGIVLVVRPEAGPPRMGDLYGLLSGVLSGSAITAVRRLRTQETASSVFFYFSAIGIPIAATGTLWSPWVWPSERGWWLLVAMAACSATGQMLMTYGYRYVRAAEGVLITLSQVVYSAMFGALLLGEPLAPSTLLGGALVVAAAVRAGTMKHAGRV
- the greA gene encoding transcription elongation factor GreA, with product MPDEIVLTEASYRRLKQELDHLKGVKRAEIAEALRRARAYGDLSENFEYQAARRDQAILNGRIADLEQTLDIATVVPDDTGAGDGTAGLGCSVTVRDLDADDEWEYVLVDPVQADPINDRISVHSPVGQALYGKRPGDTVQVRIPAGIARYEILTVRRA
- a CDS encoding ABC transporter permease; its protein translation is MGLSSLGFLVDDAGKSIRRNGLMSLAALTTVAISLAVFGGALFTLHRIHQLVAAQPRQLEIAVFMRVRASRERAREAQRAIQALPGVARASLVTKEEALRQMEVEDRSGGESIAAALEGNPLPDRIDVALSDPARTPQVAAALKDRKRFAWIEAVRDDRATLDKLIATSRLVRNVGIAIAALLFAATAFVIQNTIRMTVVARRREIRIMQLVGATPGFIRLPLVLEGVFYGVAGACIAGGLVLFIIRQVSAYMDGFRSPLAQALPRAAGPLTVLGLLVATGAALGLLGSVLSIRRFLRKA
- the ftsE gene encoding cell division ATP-binding protein FtsE translates to MIELHDVTVIYGGERTALSRVSLRIEKGEFVSIIGPTGAGKSTFLRLLYHEEAPVSGRVAVAGVHLAAMRARDVPALRRRMGVVFQDYGLLPDRTVFENVGFALRVIGAGWRDVRRKVGFALDLVSLAHRCDAFPHQLSGGEQQRVAIARALVNDPPLLLADEPTGNLDPETSLGIAEILRHVNVRGTTVVVATHDELIVDFMRRRVVEFHRGRIVRDECPGTYRAVPA
- a CDS encoding alpha/beta fold hydrolase gives rise to the protein MLLKRVTIDAVGSRLAALHYRPEDARPGPCVVIAHGYTAAKESVDLLAAYLCVHGWHCVAFDFRGHKLGGSTGKMDQPSDAVADLDAAAAWALAETARGSCVLVGHSLGGLVAGAVGASRSEVAGVAVLASSASPLAGFHGPAGAALLRQRADYVEGTPAARFLEAVGSLAERIEALSSRPTLFVSARADMLAASRDVRELAARAGSGASVVEVDGGHMEVPARSRGVVAGWMDRSFANHPEETAALADNAW
- a CDS encoding peptidoglycan DD-metalloendopeptidase family protein, giving the protein MRSLLPEPASAPLSGAAAAWRLGALASLLAVAFCAVGQASPTSRTTAGRSTAGALHRKLGSVRTQIRSKRDRIRQTRRQERSITRQIESVEGRLLRTEGRLARSKARLKAISSERKAVARRIYLAEARLAGRRRILGSRLRAAYMRGRTSYVQVLLRSRSLHDYLSRSYYVERIVESDKQLMAGIESDRRQLAADRARLEAREREQAALRRELEEEHARYASDVDLKRDLLSDVRETREALEEALDQLEDSSREIEARIRAVQQTPRGRARLLRSWTGSFIRPASGPITSSFGMRYHPILHRSRMHTGVDIGAGYGSSIHAAAAGEVIMAGYMRGYGNTVIVDHGGGVTTLYGHCSALLVSEGNGVSQGQTIARVGSTGLATGPHLHFEVRHGGTPVNPL
- a CDS encoding tyrosine recombinase XerC, which translates into the protein MDSDVDAFLQYLRTVRNCSPRTVAAYAADLSQFISYAASRGAVATRELESSVARAFLAHLHGQGYAARSLARKQAALRAFFRWARRNGRAAADLSRGMTAPRVGASLPRFLRPDEIEALMSAPDETPAGLRDRALLELLYASGMRAGEVVTLDTADLDLEAGEVRVRRGKGRKERVALVGRAAVEALLDYLHRGRPSLASRSQGPASQALLLNKHGQRLSDRGVRRTFDKYVDVVGGRLKVTPHILRHTFATHLLEGGADLRAVQELLGHARLATTQIYTHVTTEHLRDVHRRAHPREHEEP